Proteins encoded in a region of the Tribolium castaneum strain GA2 chromosome 7, icTriCast1.1, whole genome shotgun sequence genome:
- the LOC135266698 gene encoding uncharacterized protein LOC135266698, with the protein MDFSSENEIDAIASAAVSNLLPAKSRPQYEKTYLQFRQWCSMKKIDQVTENVLLAYLEEKSTTLKPPTLWALYAMLKATLNVKENIDTRKFPKLVPYLKSKSVGYRSKKSQILDKEDISKFINEADDKIYLLMKTVLILGISGALRREELVKMKLTDIEDKQSVLIVKVPDTKTHCERIFTVSNLENIEIVRKYRALRPPRATSDRLFLKYTNGKCVNQNVGINKIGEIPSLIAKWLNKDEPKKYTGHCFRRSSATLLANAGGDLISIKRHGGWRSSTVAESYIEDSLNNKIEIANKIQPSSSTEENKITQPSTSASFNGENNFHLQASSLRPLGINGGTFSSCTFNFHMSK; encoded by the exons atggattttagcagcgaaaacgaaatagatgcaattgcaagcgcggcagtgtcgaatcttttgcctgctaaatcaagaccgcagtacgaaaaaacgtatcttcagtttcggcagtggtgttctatgaaaaagattgatcaagtaacggaaaatgttttgttggcgtatttggaagaaaagtctaccaccttaaagccaccaacactctgggccctttatgcgatgttgaaaGCCACCTTAAACGTTAAAGAGAATATCGATACACGTAAGTTTCCGAAGTTAGTGCCCTACCTGAAAAGCAAAAGCGTAGGTTACAGAAGCAAGAAGTcgcaaattttagacaaagaagacattagcaagtttattaatgaagcagatgacaagatatatttactgatgaag actgTGCTAATTTTGGGTATATCGGGAGCCCTTCGACGTGaagaattagttaaaatgaagctaactgacatagaagataaacagtctgtcttaattgtgaaggtgcctgatacaaaaacccactgcgaacgaatatttactgtttcaaatttagaaaatatagaaattgtcagaaaatatAGAGCTTTGCGGCCTCCACGGGCGACTAGTgaccgtttatttttaaagtataccaacggaaaatgtgtgaatcaaaatgttggaattaacaaaatcggagagataccaagtttgattgcaaagtggcttaacaaagacgaacctaaaaaatatactggtCACTGCTTCAGAAGAAGCTCTGCCACTCTTTTGGCGAATGCTGGAGGTgatctaatttcaattaaacgtcATGGGGGCTGGAGAAGCAGCACAGTGGCAGAAAGTTACATCGAGGactctttgaataataaaattgaaattgccaataaaattcaaccttcttcctccacagaagaaaacaaaatcactcAACCTTCTACATCGGCTTCTTTTAATGGCGAAAATAACTTTCATTTACAAGCGTCTTCACTCAGGCCTCTGGGGATAAACGGGGGCACGTTTTCGTcatgcacatttaattttcatatgtcaaagtaa